The region TGATGATGATTTGGGAAAGAATGCAATAGAAATGGTTGCTTTGAAAAGCTTGGAGACTTTGTTTGAAAGGGTTACTACTGATGTTCCTTCTTCTGATGATCAGCATTTCAAAGCTACATTTGATTTATCAGAAAGTTGTGAAAATGTTCTAAGTCGTATATTGCAGGaggtgagatatatatatatatatacacacacacacatatttatATGGACATATCATAGCAGCTATGCTTATCTTTTTTATCTATATATTATTGAAAATGAATGAAATGGTCTTGTTTTTCTCAGAGTTCAGAATCATCACAGTTGTCACAATGGGATATCCACCCTTTTCTTAAACACAAAAGAGCTTCTATGAAGAAATGTACCTTGGtgcaggtatatatatatatatgtatgtatgtatgtatgtttatcatattttttttctttatcaaaattcaTCTACAGCTAACAactggttatatatatatatctctcatTTCAAGCAGCTGAAAGAGGCAATTCTTAGTGGTACTTCTCATCCATATGCTGATATCTTGAAGGAGAAAGGTCTATTAGCCTCCACTAATGATGTTCAGTGTACCAATTTCAAAAGGCCAAAGTTGTATGGATCTTATGCTGATCATGATGATCAACAGTCTTTGGATCAGTCTTCAGCTCAATCTAAGGGAAGAGAAGCATTAGGAGATTCTTCTAAAAGAGAACATGAACATGACTTGGTGAAAATTCAGAAGGAAACTATGCTGGAGACTCCTTCTAATGTGGTCACTATGATACCCCAAGAGATTACTAGAAGAGAAAATGAATCCAATGTTGTTGGGGAACCTTGTGCTGAATCAAGTGGTGCTCCTTCCATTAAAGCATCCAAAAGTGTTTGTGGGAATAAGAAACTATCTGCATTGATTAAAATGTCTTTGGAGAATATGTCCAAAGGGTTTGGTGATGGAGTAGATACAGAAAAGTATCATTGCACAGGTCAAAATGAAGATGAGGATATTAAGAATGAACAACACTTAATAGAAAGAGAGAACAATGAAGGACATCATCAAGTTGAATCAAGTACAAATCAAGCAAGTTGTTTTAATGTTTCAGCTGCTGTAAAAGAAGATAATGTATCTGATGAGAACACTGATATGGCCCTTTTGAATCAAGAGAAGACTTGTGAAATTATGCTGGAAGTTGTGAAAGAGCAAAACACTGATTCACCAAAAAAGCCTACTTATGAACTTAGTATTAATCATTGGTAAGGTGTTTGAGCTTCATTTTGACAAGTTTTATTAGAATGCAATGAGCTGATGATGTGTGCAAATTGCAGCAGCACAATCTTGACAACTCCTCAGCTCAGgcgaaaaagacttcaatggacAGCTGCAGAGTTACAGAAACTAAAGGTTCTTTCTGTTATAGTTTTTTCAATTGATCATTATTGGTTGTGGAGTTGCATATTGTTGAGAATTCAACAACACAACTTCATCTGCAAAACTCATAAGAAAACCAGAAAAAATAACAACAGAAGAAGAAATAAAGCAAGAACAACACTTAGATGGAAATCCCAAACTAAGGCTAATCCTCTTCGAACTCAACTTAAGGAATTCAGTCTCTTCACTATGATAAAAGCAAGAATTACAGTAAGAACAACAACTTCAATCCTCTCCCTTGTATAGAAACCTTAAGCTGCACAGGAGAACACCTAGGCAGTCCCTTGACAATTCCCTTAACCCCTTTTGACCAAAGACTTCGTATAAAAGTAATGAAAACAAAATAGCTCTCTTTCTTAATATCTCACTGAATTACAACCGTGTATacataaagaaaagaaataaaactatatataggCCCACTTGATCAATAACAGAAAACAACTAACTAATTTTAGTTGAAGAAGCTTCCTTTGATCTCAACCTTTAAGCTTGCCAAGTGCGATAATCTGTTTTAATGCGAACTAATCCAACATATTTTGTAAGAATGCTACCAATTGTTTGAGCAAGTAACATATGGTTCTGTTTCACTAGATTTCTGATGTGTTATAGCATCAATATATGAATGTATGATAGGAGGGTGTGCAAATATTTTCTGATAGAAGAAAAATTCCATGGAGGAAAATCTTGGAATCTAGTTCTGTGTTCCAGAAAGGTCGAACTGCTGTAGACCTTAAAGACAAATGGAAGAACATGTGCAAAGGGACACCGGAGTCCAAATGAAGTACAGTGGTCAGTTTCAGAGATGAAATTAGTACTTTCAATTGTTGTTATTTGAATAGAATGAGAATCAAAAAGTGATGCTGAGCTATTTTCTTTGCTCATTCTGATCAGGATGGGGCTTGCAAAGACTTTTGTTTTTGTTGATTGTGTGTGGTGTTTTCTGTGGCAAGCTGGCTAGGATTACACATGGGATTTTGGCAAGGAAGGAAGGTTTCTCTTCTTTGGTATTGAATGTTCTTTAGTTTGTCCCATGGTGATGATGCCTTTGAATTTCTTTGGTATAAACACAGCATATTTTGATGAAGAAGCCTAAAGAAGATAGTTTCATTAGTATGTTGAAAAGTATTTTGGTCTCTTTGGTTGAATTATGCTATCTTTTGTATATGGTGATCATCTATGTACTTGTGTAGTTTCCTTTGTTGGCTGAATATTGTTGTCAAATTTCTCAACTTCTAATGAAACTATCTTCTTATCCTCTTCCTCCTTAATCTTAATTTAGataatagccaactaatgatgtcAATTATGAGTTAGTATTTTGTGTTTTATCAACATTTACTATTACTCCAATACAAACATCCATTGAATATTGATATTAGTATTCAAAAACTACACTTTTTAAATACTCAACTTGGAATaatatcttattaaaaaaaatggactAATACCCCTAAAAATCATTTATCAACACAAAAAAATCCGGCTAGGCACATAAAATAGTCAAGATGTACATGATTAATGTAATTgtgttataaaattattttaatctaatttTTGAGTTTTATGATAAACAAAACGGAAAGAAAAAATGATTTCATATTGGTTGGAATAATTTTTGTTAAAAATTCTTATTTCAAAATGCTCCTACGTGAAGGGGGATGATTTTTCCCATTAAATccggttaaaaaaaattaaattaagtaAAGCGCACGGTTTCATTTAATTATAAGAAGCTTGAATAAGAAAGAAGAAACTAGACAGTTCTCTTGCAGGACTAAAGCTCGGTAGAGCTTATCAAAATAGCTCGTTAAATAAATAGAGCTTGAAAGAGCACACTGAACGAACTCTGTCTTATCATAAATGCAACATTTAACTAAAGATGAGAGAAGATTGAAAATGTTGAGCAGAAGCTTAACTAGAATAGAGGTAGATTAAATGCTCTATTTTAGGTTGAGAGCTTAGTTTGAATGACGAGAAAGAAAGCAAAAAATAGGGTAACAAAAACTGACACGTGGACCAATCAGAAAAGGTATTTGTACCCTCTTTTATCTTTAATTTCTCTATAAATGGTGGATGATGGACCTGTTTGTGGGACTTTGGattcatttttcatttttcttgATTTTGGAATTGGAGAGCAAATCATTAACTGACATTAGTATCAGAGAACATTTTTGCAAGTACTTCGATTCAAGCCCCCGATTCTATTGAACAACACATTCATATAGTTGATTGAGTCAACCGAATGTGTGCTCCAAGTCTACATCAGCAAATACATATTTGTAGAAGAAGTTTTTTCCTAATTTGGAAAGTTattgttttggaagattttgacCTAAACACTAAGATTTATGCATGTGTTTGAACTAAACCCGATTGTGATGGTGATGAGAATTACTTTAATAAGTATGAGTCCACAATTTTCTAGATGATGATACTAATTGAAATAAATGGATTTAAGTGACACATTTCCTACTATAAATAAGTTTTGGATCACCttgtataattaaaaaataattagtgTAACACGCGTAAGTAAATGAGTAGTGTTTGTATCTACATAAcccaattattaatattttataatttagagatgtttattagtattttttatacttaattagtaaataattatatttaattagaATAATTGTACCAAACGAGCCATAGTTAGATATACAACATAGTTATTAAACGATTTAGACTTGGCAAGATTTCTATTTCCCGCCTCTGTTTTAAACTCGAGATGGATACTCATTTCCATTATTATTCTCGTCCTTATTAAGAAACTCACATACATACTTTTTTAGGGTAGATACTAACAAATACTCGATTTTTTCTAATGTAAAAATAACAATCATAGTATTATTACGCAAATTTTGTTGATTGGATGATTAAACCAAAAAACATTAACATTGGATTTTCTACTATCCTCACAAAAAGTCAAGAGATGATTTTTTATTTCTTACATATATTTTGATTGATTAAGGAGGGATATTCGAGTTCCCTAAAGAAAATTACACAAAGTAAAACTacataaagaattttttttttaattttttttttactaatgaaCTATACAAAGATTTTACTATTTATATTAGCATTTGAAATCACCCAATCATAGAAAAAAGAATAGAGAGAGGAGCCTCGTTTGAAATACACAAAAAGTGCCACGTCATCCTCGCTTACATTTCAAACTAGCCGTTACCCCAACACACTCTCTATTCCTTTATTCCTCAGTTCTCAGTCCTCAGTTCCTCATTTTCAAAAGCTCGctctttcattttctttcctcGCAAACGAAAAAGCTCTTCTTTTTCATTCAGATTCTCTCCAAACGAATCAAACCCTTTACTGATTCTCATCAACAAAGCGTGGTTCTCAGGTAAGTCGTATAAATTTGATCTCAATAATGAAATGATTTAAAGATTAGTAGATTATgtcttttcttctcttctctttctgatgatttatatatatatatatatcttatatgTTTGTATAGTGATTGAGAATTGAGGAACAATGTCAGTTACTCCTGATCTCTCTAGGAAAGTGGGGACGATGGGAGGGATTACACCCTCTCCCTCTCCTTTTCTCACTCCTCGTCCCGAAAGGCGGCGCATCATTGATTCCAGAGGGGTCGACTGGGCCACCTCCACCCGCCATGATAGGGATAGAGAGGTTAATGTTCAAGTTTTGCTTCGATGCAGGTACTCACTCACTCACTCTTTTCCATTGCTCTTTTGTAAAATTGACTATAATAGAAACATTTATTATTAGCAAACTTAactttttttaaaacaaattatttacaaaataacATTCATAGTCGTTCAAGCAATCCTAAAATTACACTAAGCCACCCTAGAACAATCACTCAAGCGACCCCATTACTCTTAAGCTCAATTTTTCCGTAGTTCTTTTTGTTTTTGGTTTATCTATGCATTTAGAGGACTCAGAACCAATTCATTTGTTTGACTGATCAATAATAGACCTTTGAGTGATGAAGAGGCAAAATCCAATGTGCCAAGGGTGATCTCATGTAATGAGCAAAAGAAAGAGGTCACTGTGTTGCAGAATGTAGCTAACAAGCAAATAGATAGACTCTTCACCTTTGACAAGGTAAGCTTTTTACTTGATTTTAAAGCCaccctttatttatttttcttctttaattaTGCTTGTGGCTTACTTTTCATGATGTATGGAAGGTTTTTGGGCCAAAATCACAGCAAAGATCAATATACGACCAAGCAATTTCCCCAATTGTTAATGAAGTTCTTGACGGTTTTAACTGTACAGTCTTTGCTTACGGGCAGACTGGAACTGGGAAAACCTACACCATGGAGGGTGGGATGAAAACTAAGGTAATATTATGTTATATTACCATTATCTTCTAACCCATTTTAATTTTCATTCAATCATATAATCTTGTTATCTTTTGTAGGGTGGTGATCTGTCTGCTGAGGCTGGTGTTATTCCAAGAGCAGTTCGCCAAATTTTTGAAACACTTGAAGCACAAAACGCTGACTACAGTGTCAAAGTGACATTCTTGGAGCTCTATAATGAAGATATAACTGATTTATTGGCCTCTGATGACAGTTCAAGATGTGCAGAAGACAAGCAAAAGAAACCAATTTCACTAATGGAGGATGGAAGGGGTTGTGTGGTCGTGAGAGGCCTAGAAGAAGAAGCTGTCTACAGTGTTAATGAAATCTACACTCTCTTGGAACGAGGGTCTGCAAAGAGACGTACAGCTGATACCTTGTTAAACAAGCGCAGCAGGTACTCCTTTTCTATTTCTGTTTTTATAGTCTTCATCAGATAATGGCAGGTGTTATCTTCATAAACTTGTATCTAATATTGTTAATGTTCTTTGTTGCAGCCGCTCTCATTCTGTGTTTTCTATTACCGTATACATAAAAGAAGCAGCTGTTGGTGATGAGGAGCTGATTAAATGTGGAAAACTTAATCTTGTTGATTTGGCAGGATCAGAGAACATATCTCGATCAGGTGCAAGAGAGGTATGGTGTTACAGTTTGGTCATCATGTTATCATAGTTTAGGATAATGTGTTACTTTGATGTTAATGTGTTTTAGACTTGATTGAATAATATATGATAGGGCCGTGCCAGAGAAGCAGGAGAGATAAATAAGAGCCTACTCACCTTGGGTCGTGTCATAAATGCACTGGTTGAACATTCAAGCCATATACCTTACAGGTCCTTTTTCATAACATACTCACATTTTCATTGTGTTTTGTTGTTAACACACATGTGTGAACCCAGTTTTTCTCAATGCAGGGATAGCAAACTCACAAGATTATTGAGAGATTCTTTAGGAGGAAAAACAAAAACTTGTATCATTGCTACAATTTCTCCATCTGCTCATTCTTTGGAAGAAACTTTGAGCACACTGGATTATGCTTACCGTGCCAAAAATATTCGAAACAAACCTGAGGTTTGTCACGACACACTCTTTGCTTACTTGATTGTATTCTCTTTTGCTTCTAGTTCTAACAATGACAAGTTTATATTTGCAGGCAAACCAGAAAATGTCCAAGGCTGTGTTGCTTAAAGATTTGTATTTAGAGCTTGAAAGAATGAAAGATGGTGATTAATACACTTTCATACTTAAATTGGCTTTCTGATGTAAAAAAGGCATGATTAATTTCTTATCTTGACAAAATTGGAAAACAGATGTCCGAGCTGCAAGGGAGAAGAATGGTGTTTATGTCCCACACGAAAGATTTGTCCAGGATGAAGCTGAGAAGAAGGTATATTGATTCTGTACTCAATATATTTTTAGATGGTATTGTTTATTCATCTCCTTTGTTATCATATTCATACTTAAAATCCTTGCAGGCTAAGAATGAAAAGATTGAGCAACTAGAGAACGATCTCATTCTCATGGAGAAGGTAAGATATGTTCTCtcttcctcttgaatttacttaGTTCATATCTTTACTCTAGTTATGAATATTTATTATCTTCCTACAGCAAGTGGATAGCTTTCGCGAGCTCTATGTTGCTGAGCAAGAGCAAAGACTGGACCTTCAAAGTGAGCTGAATGATTGCAAAGTATGTAACATACACTTTTGCTTAGTTTTTTCATTGCTTATTGCCtagttttttcatttttgaaACTTTGGGTCCTAAAAACTATGACTTGTCTGTTGTTTATAGGTAAGTTTGGAAAGTAGCAACAAGGCATTGCTTGATCTCCAAGAGAGCTATAGACTGGCAATGGCAACTTTGAAAGAAAAGGAGTTCATTATATCAAAAATGGTATCCTCAGGTCAGGAAATTCAAACACTTTAGTTAAATTCCATTTGTCTTTTTAACAAAAACATTTGTGACAAATATTGATGATTTGTTTTTTTCTATGTACAGAAAATTCTATAATTGAATGTGCGAAGGGGTTGCGTAATGATTTGCAGTATGCATCAGAAGATATAAGTTCATTGTTCACAAAATTAGGTATGATGAATTTTCAATTGCCCTTAACCATTTAGTAttgtaaataaaatgaaaaatgaagATGATGAATGTTTTACTATATATGCAGATCATAAAGATAGGATGGAAGCAGAAAATCAAAACTTGGTTATGACATTTGGGTCTGACCTTGATAGGAGTTTAAAAGAACTCCACAAGGTCATCATTGGGTCTGTTTCACAACAAACACAGCAGATAAGATCAATGGAAGAACAAGTTCAAACCAACTTTGCCAGTAAATATGATGTAAGACAAGATCCTATTGATGTGTGACTTTTTGCATTGTCTAATAAATTAAGTGTTTAATATACAAATTTCTTACAGGTGACTCAAGTAATGAAGTCACGGGTCGATAAAATGGCAGAAACATACTGC is a window of Humulus lupulus chromosome 4, drHumLupu1.1, whole genome shotgun sequence DNA encoding:
- the LOC133829555 gene encoding uncharacterized protein LOC133829555 isoform X1, whose amino-acid sequence is MEEEDTDMVASKSSYADLVWIWVIEAVASFREVDFSLLNDLVKAAPEIPDDDLGKNAIEMVALKSLETLFERVTTDVPSSDDQHFKATFDLSESCENVLSRILQESSESSQLSQWDIHPFLKHKRASMKKCTLVQQLKEAILSGTSHPYADILKEKGLLASTNDVQCTNFKRPKLYGSYADHDDQQSLDQSSAQSKGREALGDSSKREHEHDLVKIQKETMLETPSNVVTMIPQEITRRENESNVVGEPCAESSGAPSIKASKSVCGNKKLSALIKMSLENMSKGFGDGVDTEKYHCTGQNEDEDIKNEQHLIERENNEGHHQVESSTNQASCFNVSAAVKEDNVSDENTDMALLNQEKTCEIMLEVVKEQNTDSPKKPTYELSINHCSTILTTPQLRRKRLQWTAAELQKLKEGVQIFSDRRKIPWRKILESSSVFQKGRTAVDLKDKWKNMCKGTPESK
- the LOC133829555 gene encoding uncharacterized protein LOC133829555 isoform X2 produces the protein MEEEDTDMVASKSSYADLVWIWVIEAVASFREVDFSLLNDLVKAAPEIPDDDLGKNAIEMVALKSLETLFERVTTDVPSSDDQHFKATFDLSESCENVLSRILQESSESSQLSQWDIHPFLKHKRASMKKCTLVQLKEAILSGTSHPYADILKEKGLLASTNDVQCTNFKRPKLYGSYADHDDQQSLDQSSAQSKGREALGDSSKREHEHDLVKIQKETMLETPSNVVTMIPQEITRRENESNVVGEPCAESSGAPSIKASKSVCGNKKLSALIKMSLENMSKGFGDGVDTEKYHCTGQNEDEDIKNEQHLIERENNEGHHQVESSTNQASCFNVSAAVKEDNVSDENTDMALLNQEKTCEIMLEVVKEQNTDSPKKPTYELSINHCSTILTTPQLRRKRLQWTAAELQKLKEGVQIFSDRRKIPWRKILESSSVFQKGRTAVDLKDKWKNMCKGTPESK
- the LOC133831751 gene encoding kinesin-like protein KIN-5B translates to MSVTPDLSRKVGTMGGITPSPSPFLTPRPERRRIIDSRGVDWATSTRHDRDREVNVQVLLRCRPLSDEEAKSNVPRVISCNEQKKEVTVLQNVANKQIDRLFTFDKVFGPKSQQRSIYDQAISPIVNEVLDGFNCTVFAYGQTGTGKTYTMEGGMKTKGGDLSAEAGVIPRAVRQIFETLEAQNADYSVKVTFLELYNEDITDLLASDDSSRCAEDKQKKPISLMEDGRGCVVVRGLEEEAVYSVNEIYTLLERGSAKRRTADTLLNKRSSRSHSVFSITVYIKEAAVGDEELIKCGKLNLVDLAGSENISRSGAREGRAREAGEINKSLLTLGRVINALVEHSSHIPYRDSKLTRLLRDSLGGKTKTCIIATISPSAHSLEETLSTLDYAYRAKNIRNKPEANQKMSKAVLLKDLYLELERMKDDVRAAREKNGVYVPHERFVQDEAEKKAKNEKIEQLENDLILMEKQVDSFRELYVAEQEQRLDLQSELNDCKVSLESSNKALLDLQESYRLAMATLKEKEFIISKMVSSENSIIECAKGLRNDLQYASEDISSLFTKLDHKDRMEAENQNLVMTFGSDLDRSLKELHKVIIGSVSQQTQQIRSMEEQVQTNFASKYDVTQVMKSRVDKMAETYCSGVAGLKQLADMLQRKASSDLNQINDAISSQATAVENFLATMVMDAEQVLCDMQNSLSEQQQILDFSTKQQEEGLKRSLIAVQVISSASMNFFNDLHGRASQVGKFLEESYKERSHQLVNFERMFKEEAAREERSALENIAAILATVTSKKIAMVSEASREILDSNKQENTRLVQEMLNMQQVSVGARKEVIEFFEKAETRYMEDTFSVAEHRAFMENCLHHSTKRVDDSRQQWENAQSSINNLNKNSVAEIESTVNENISANTIAHKEFVSASQTVDEEFNTRASDTMTTINDALGQDQENKKELDSMTALCIHQLKSVEEEHGQGISNIQSQTEKCLTKDYMIDDHSNETPKKRVVAIPSLKSIEEMRSNVSTPELLPYKNHTTDSKIPHLPFSPIRTPFADVNE